A stretch of the Lolium perenne isolate Kyuss_39 chromosome 3, Kyuss_2.0, whole genome shotgun sequence genome encodes the following:
- the LOC127344724 gene encoding internal alternative NAD(P)H-ubiquinone oxidoreductase A1, mitochondrial encodes MAASSLLRSLSRISRAPPTTAFYHHHRAPCSPFSAAAAAAGRGLAGLGPTGKGEKARVVVLGTGWAGSRLMKDLDTGGYDVVCVSPRNHMVFTPLLASTCVGTLEFRSVAEPLARIQPAVSSSPGSYFLLARCTGVDPDAHTIECETVTEGEKDTLEPWKFKVSYDKLVFGCGAEASTFGIKGVTEHATFLREVHHAQEIRRKLLLNLMLSDVPGISEKEKRRLLHCVVVGGGPTGVEFSGELSDFITRDVKQRYAHVKDYVHVTLIEANEILSSFDVRLRQYAINQLVKSGVKLVRGIVKDVQPDKLILDNGEEVPYGLLVWSTGVGASSFVKSLPFPKSAGGRIGVDEWLRVPSVPDVFAIGDCSGFLESTGKEVLPALAQVAERQGKYLAVLLNHVLKAGGGHANSSVEVDLGPKFVYKHMGSMATVGRYKALVDLRQSKDSKGVSIAGFASWFIWRSAYLTRVVSWRNRLYVAINWLTTMIFGRDISRI; translated from the exons ATGGCCGCCTCCTCACTGCTCCGCTCGCTCTCCCGCATCTCGCGCGCGCCGCCCACCACCGCcttctaccaccaccaccgcgcCCCGTGCTCACcgttctccgccgccgccgcggcggcgGGGCGGGGCCTGGCGGGGCTGGGGCCGACGGGCAAGGGGGAGAAGGCGCGGGTGGTGGTGCTGGGGACGGGCTGGGCGGGGTCGCGCCTCATGAAGGACCTCGACACCGGCGGCTACGACGTCGTCTGCGTCTCCCCGCGCAACCACATGGTCTTCACGCCGCTGCTCGCCTCCACCTGCGTCGGCACGCTCGAGTTCCGCTCCGTCGCCGAGCCGCTCGCGCGCATCCAGCCCGCCGTCTCCAGCTCCCCCGGGTCATACTTCCTCCTCGCACGGTGCACCGGGGTCGACCCCGACGCCCACACG ATTGAATGTGAGACGGTTACTGAAGGTGAAAAAGATACCTTGGAGCCATGGAAATTCAAGGTTTCCTACGACAAGTTGGTCTTTGGGTGCGGAGCCGAGGCATCAACTTTCGGAATAAAGGGTGTTACTGAGCATGCAACCTTTCTGCGGGAAGTTCACCATGCTCAAGAGATTCGCAGAAAGCTCCTTCTTAATCTGATGCTGTCTGATGTGCCTG GAATATCAGAGAAAGAAAAACGCAGACTATTGCATTGTGTTGTTGTTGGAGGTGGTCCTACAGGGGTTGAGTTTAGCGGGGAACTTAGTGATTTCATCACCAGAGATGTGAAACAACGTTACGCACATGTTAAAGATTACGTCCATGTGACCCTAATTGAG GCAAATGAGATATTGTCATCCTTCGATGTTCGCCTCAGGCAATATGCTATAAACCAACTAGTTAAG TCAGGTGTCAAGCTTGTAAGAGGAATTGTGAAGGATGTACAGCCTGACAAATTAATCCTGGACAATGGAGAGGAGGTTCCTTATGGTTTGTTGGTATGGTCTACTGGAGTTGGTGCTTCATCGTTTGTTAAGTCATTGCCATTTCCTAAGTCAGCCGGTGGAAG GATTGGTGTAGATGAGTGGCTACGTGTTCCTTCAGTTCCAGATGTGTTCGCTATTGGTGATTGCAGTGGTTTCCTTGAAAGCACAGGCAAGGAAGTTCTCCCGGCTTTGGCTCAG GTTGCGGAACGACAAGGCAAGTACCTCGCTGTCCTGCTCAACCATGTATTGAAAGCTGGAGGAGGGCATGCAAACTCAAGCGTCGAAGTCGATCTAGGTCCTAAGTTTGTGTATAAACATATGGGGAGTATGGCAACTGTTGGAAGGTACAAAGCTCTAGTTGACTTGAGGCAAAGCAAG GACTCCAAAGGGGTGTCCATTGCAGGATTTGCAAGCTGGTTCATCTGGCGCTCAGCATACCTGACTCGTGTTGTCAGCTGGAGGAATAGGCTCTACGTGGCTATCAATTGGCTGACCACGATGATATTTGGCCGTGACATAAGCCGTATCTAG
- the LOC127344723 gene encoding uncharacterized protein has product MAASASTSLFAPGALTAAKLAVSYPPGASRRRVGARRGRLSVVAVQTGPQKPSPSPSPSPAAADEAEALQNLLKREYKYGFVSDFESFSIPKGLSEATVRRISELKAEPAWMLDFRLAAYRRFLTMAEPTWSDNVYTPVDLQSLCFYSAPKAKPKLNSLDEVDPELLRTFDRLGIPLGEQKRLSNVAVDAVIDSTSIATTHREALMAKGVIFCSISEAVREYPHLIKRYLGTVVPPGDNYYAALNSAVFSDGSFCYVPKDTVCPMEISTYFRINDKETGQFERTLIVADERSTVSYLEGCTAPAYDNNQLHAAVVELVCEEAAEIKYSTVQNWYAGDEEGKGGIYNFVTKRGRCKGRGSKISWTQVETGSAITWKYPSVELVGDDTVGEFYSVALTKDYQQADTGTKMIHKGKNSRSRIISKGISAGKSRNCYRGLVQMNSGAENAYNSSQCDSLLIGDNAAANTYPTIQVGCTSGRVEHEASTSKIGEDQLFYFQQRGIDHEKAVAAMIGGFCRAVFEHLPYEFAQEVDALMNLKLEGSVG; this is encoded by the exons ATGGCCGCCTCCGCATCCACCTCCCTCTTCGCCCCCGGCGCCCTCACCGCCGCCAAGCTCGCCGTCTCCTACCCACCCGGCGCCTCCCGCCGCCGCGTGGGTGCGCGCCGCGGCCGCCTCTCGGTCGTCGCCGTGCAGACGGGCCCACAGAAGCCCTCCCCGTCCCCGTCCCCCTCTCCCGCCGCGGCCGACGAGGCCGAGGCCCTGCAGAACCTCCTGAAGCGGGAGTACAAGTACGGCTTCGTGTCCGACTTCGAGTCCTTCTCCATCCCCAAGGGCCTCTCCGAGGCCACCGTCCGCCGCATCTCGGAGCTCAAGGCGGAGCCCGCCTGGATGCTGGACTTCCGCCTGGCGGCCTACCGCCGGTTCCTCACCATGGCGGAGCCCACCTGGAGCGACAACGTCTACACCCCCGTCGACCTGCAGTCCCTCTGCTTCTACTCGGCGCCCAAGGCCAAGCCCAAGCTCAACAGCCTCGACGAGGTCGACCCGGAGCTGCTCCGCACCTTCGACCGCCTCGGCATCCCGCTCGGCGAGCAGAAGCGCCTCTCCAACGTCGCCGTCGACGCCGTCATCGACTCCACCTCCATCGCCACCACCCACCGCGAGGCCCTCATGGCCAAGGGCGTCATCTTCTGCTCCATCTCCGAGGCCGTCCGCGAGTACCCTCACCTAATCAAACGCTACCTCGGCACCGTCGTGCCCCCCGGGGACAACTACTACGCCGCGCTCAACTCCGCGGTGTTCAGCGACGGATCCTTCTGCTACGTGCCCAAGGACACGGTGTGCCCCATGGAGATCTCCACCTACTTCAGGATCAACGACAAGGAGACCGGGCAGTTCGAGCGGACCCTCATCGTGGCCGACGAGAGGAGCACGGTGAGCTACTTGGAAGGCTGTACCGCTCCGGCCTACGACAACAACCAGCTCCACGCGGCGGTGGTGGAGCTCGTGTGCGAGGAGGCGGCCGAGATCAAGTACTCCACCGTGCAGAACTGGTACGCGGGCGACGAGGAGGGGAAAGGGGGCATTTACAATTTTGTCACCAAGAGAGGCCGCTGCAAGGGCCGTGGCTCGAAGATCTCGTGGACGCAGGTTGAAACTGGGTCGGCCATCACCTGGAAGTACCCGAGTGTGGAGCTTGTTGGGGATGACACCGTTGGGGAGTTCTACTCGGTGGCGCTGACCAAGGATTACCAGCAGGCGGATACAGGGACCAAGATGATCCACAAGGGGAAGAACTCACGCAGCAGGATCATATCCAAGGGTATTTCGGCTGGGAAGTCGAGGAATTGCTACCGGGGCCTGGTTCAGATGAATTCTGGTGCGGAGAATGCTTACAATTCTTCGCAGTGTGATTCGTTGCTCATTGGGGATAACGCTGCCGCCAACACCTACCCCACTATTCAG GTGGGTTGCACCAGTGGCCGTGTTGAGCATGAGGCGAGCACTTCTAAAATTGGGGAGGACCAGCTATTTTATTTCCAGCAAAGAGGGATAGACCATGAAAAGGCCGTTGCAGCCATGATCGGTGGATTCTGCAGAGCTGTTTTTGAGCACCTTCCTTACGAGTTCGCCCAGGAGGTAGATGCGCTTATGAACCTGAAGCTTGAGGGATCAGTTGGCTAA
- the LOC127344722 gene encoding uncharacterized protein, translating to MDADEAAGSSRRMDLNLYLGLPLAPRPRRSDLGSDLALSTPMPSSPSSSAASVDAPPLPEPPYVPYSPSRVDLSPPPPEAYSSFHLEEPHLQYVPPSPAPVIHGPQDDHGFGFHPPPPLVRASELLGWEDRPSSSTASSSFLPDVATRYRRLLEQTGSRWLRTRRFRSDLPPLGSEAQPAGYDTALPVPHHEPANDTVGDNKVAGSGAEAGASEEPEERGKSTATFECNICFEMAGEPVVTSCGHLFCWPCLYQWLNVYSNHKECPVCKGEVTEANITPIYGRGNSSSDAEKAAEEGKQPGPAIPPRPHGNRLESFRQQFQHLRPMSRRLGDAHGILSSWRRLLDQQIMTSVSRFEGPPEPAANEVGDIAQHTSRLSRLANRMRARRLQGELDNPPDAGSIAPDSGLLGNNAPDAPRQHLPEGIDLLQRLTLIGIANTERLATAMNDLRRIAAPSQYGASASSSNPLNPEATPERTHVGAVPSTDQASNSSTIAVIQGDTAISETAGEPSNAGSSRTLRRRGRSNGLASLDVDGGPPQRNKRRRMN from the coding sequence ATGGACGCCGATGAGGCTGCGGGAAGTAGCAGGAGGATGGATCTGAACCTATACCTCGGCCTCCCGCTCGCCCCGCGCCCGCGCCGCTCCGACCTCGGCTCCGACCTCGCCCTCAGCACCCCGATGCCctcttccccctcctcctccgccgcctccgtCGACGCTCCTCCGCTGCCGGAGCCCCCGTACGTCCCGTACTCCCCGTCCCGTGTTGacctttctcctccaccaccggaGGCATACTCCTCGTTCCATCTCGAGGAACCGCACCTACAGTACGTGccgccgtctccggcgccggTCATCCACGGGCCCCAGGACGACCACGGATTCGGCTTCCATCCCCCGCCGCCGCTGGTGCGAGCCAGCGAACTGCTGGGCTGGGAGGACCggccgtcctcatcgacggcctcCTCCTCTTTCCTACCTGACGTTGCCACAAGGTACAGGCGGCTGCTCGAGCAGACAGGAAGCCGGTGGCTCCGCACAAGGCGGTTTAGATCGGACCTTCCGCCGCTAGGCTCCGAGGCTCAGCCTGCAGGGTACGACACAGCACTGCCGGTGCCACATCACGAGCCAGCGAATGATACTGTTGGGGACAATAAGGTAGCCGGCAGTGGAGCTGAAGCAGGTGCCTCCGAGGAGCCGGAGGAGCGGGGCAAGAGCACTGCCACATTTGAGTGCAACATATGCTTCGAGATGGCCGGAGAGCCGGTGGTCACCTCTTGTGGCCATCTCTTCTGCTGGCCTTGCTTGTACCAATGGCTCAATGTTTACTCCAACCACAAGGAGTGCCCAGTCTGCAAAGGCGAGGTGACGGAGGCGAACATCACTCCTATCTATGGGAGAGGGAATTCCAGTTCAGATGCAGAGAAGGCTGCTGAAGAAGGTAAACAGCCAGGTCCTGCAATCCCACCAAGGCCACATGGAAATCGGCTTGAAAGTTTTAGGCAGCAGTTTCAGCACCTACGTCCAATGTCAAGAAGGCTTGGTGACGCCCATGGGATACTGTCATCATGGAGGCGCCTTCTCGATCAGCAGATTATGACTAGTGTGAGTAGATTTGAAGGCCCACCTGAACCAGCTGCGAATGAAGTAGGCGATATTGCTCAACACACGAGTCGCCTAAGTAGATTGGCCAACAGGATGAGAGCAAGACGGTTGCAGGGTGAGTTGGATAACCCTCCTGATGCTGGCTCCATTGCCCCCGATAGTGGTTTGCTTGGAAATAATGCACCAGATGCACCCAGACAGCATTTACCGGAAGGAATTGATTTGCTGCAACGACTTACTCTTATTGGCATTGCAAATACAGAAAGGTTGGCAACTGCTATGAATGACCTGAGAAGAATAGCTGCACCTAGTCAATATGGAGCATCTGCTTCGTCATCAAACCCGTTGAATCCTGAGGCAACACCTGAGAGAACTCATGTTGGTGCAGTACCCTCTACAGACCAAGCATCTAATTCGAGCACCATTGCAGTGATACAGGGGGACACAGCTATTTCTGAGACAGCGGGAGAGCCTAGTAATGCAGGGTCTTCCAGAACCCTCAGGAGAAGGGGGAGAAGCAATGGCTTGGCTTCTTTAGATGTGGATGGTGGTCCTCCGCAGCGCAACAAGAGGCGGAGGATGAACTGA